The Podarcis raffonei isolate rPodRaf1 chromosome 2, rPodRaf1.pri, whole genome shotgun sequence genome window below encodes:
- the NXNL1 gene encoding nucleoredoxin-like protein 1: MAAIFTNKTLIVNNKDKDKLELERELTRALENKIMLLYFGSGECLRCQEFAPILKDFFVRLTDEFYVERASQLVLVFVSLDETEEKQDKFLKTMPKRWLFLPFQDEFRRELELRFSVTNPPVVVVLKPNGEVIATNAVEEIKQVGPACFRNWQEAADLVERNFLLAQDFDNVALRSIMDPIRRLKYKLASNKSRRGSKDDNEEEVFS; this comes from the exons ATGGCTGCCATTTTTACCAACAAGACCCTGATTGTGAACAACAAGGACAAGGATAAGTTGGAGCTGGAACGTGAGCTAACCCGAGCATTGGAGAACAAGATTATGCTTCTGTATTTTGGCTCTGGTGAATGTCTTCGATGCCAAGAGTTTGCACCCATCCTGAAAGATTTTTTTGTGAGGCTCACAGATGAATTTTACGTGGAGAGAGCATCCCAGCTGGTCCTGGTCTTTGTCTCACTGGATGAGACTGAGGAGAAGCAAGACAAGTTTCTGAAGACCATGCCCAAGAGATGGTTGTTTTTGCCCTTCCAGGATGAATTCAGGAG GGAACTGGAATTGAGATTTTCTGTGACAAACCCcccagtggtggtggtgttgaaaCCAAACGGAGAAGTCATTGCTACAAACGCAGTGGAGGAGATTAAGCAGGTGGGCCCTGCTTGCTTCAGGAACTGGCAGGAGGCAGCTGACCTGGTGGAGAGGAACTTCCTCCTGGCCCAGGACTTTGACAACGTGGCTCTGAGGAGCATCATGGATCCCATCCGCCGGCTCAAATACAAGCTTGCAAGCAacaaaagcagaaggggaagCAAAGATGACAACGAAGAAGAAGTGTTCTCCTGA